The candidate division WOR-3 bacterium sequence ACTGTCGGTAGCTGCTTCTCAATACATAGCTGTTTCTATCGGTTTTTTAAACAATTTAGTATTAGCCCGAATTCTAGGGCCATCTGAATATGGAACAGTAGCTTTAGTCATGGCTTATCCCACATTAATTTGGACTTTTTTAAGTGTCAAGCCAATGACGGTAACGGCCAAATATATTGCTCAGTTTCGTACTAGCAAAAAACCTGAAAAAATTTTAGGTATTTGTCAATTATCTTATGGTTTTGATTTATTCTCAGCGATCATCACCTTTATTATAGTATTGGTTAGCGGTAAATGGGTAGTTATCAATATTTATCAAATGCAGAGTTTATATTGGCTAACCGTAGGCTATTCTTTTTATTTCCTATTCGTTGCCTTAGTAGGAACGAGTCAGGCAATCCTTAGCTCGTGGAATAAATTTCGCTGGTTGAGTGTTTTCACCATTGTCTCAAAAGCCATAACTTTTGTTTTAGTATTGCTTGGTTTATTAAACAATTTAGGAGTACCAGGTGTAATTCTGGGAACTCTTGCTGGAGAGTTACTGACAGGACTGGCAATTTTTGGCATAGCTACCTATCTGATGTATCGGGAAGGCATGGGATTTTGGTGGCAGAGTTCTTTTAATCAAGTTACATTAATCTCCCAGGAAGTTTCTAGTCTGTTTAGTTGGAATTACCTCTTTGTCACTTTAACTGGATTGACGGCTCAAGTTCC is a genomic window containing:
- a CDS encoding oligosaccharide flippase family protein, giving the protein MKLSVWQKLQVIRSNLLNSNTLSVAASQYIAVSIGFLNNLVLARILGPSEYGTVALVMAYPTLIWTFLSVKPMTVTAKYIAQFRTSKKPEKILGICQLSYGFDLFSAIITFIIVLVSGKWVVINIYQMQSLYWLTVGYSFYFLFVALVGTSQAILSSWNKFRWLSVFTIVSKAITFVLVLLGLLNNLGVPGVILGTLAGELLTGLAIFGIATYLMYREGMGFWWQSSFNQVTLISQEVSSLFSWNYLFVTLTGLTAQVPLMLLGRYRSVEEVGYYRLATSLVTASSYLEKAIGQVLYPTLCSRLVNEKWEKIRQSFKKLTLQRGIPLSLFLFLAILLIHPLLPKLFGNHYIPMIKGTQIMILATAIRTWFYWLNPCYYALGKIKLWTKGYSIYTACTLGLSWLVIPQAGFYGWSYIFSFSTIGFIVCMLWFLKNEA